The following proteins are co-located in the Elusimicrobiota bacterium genome:
- a CDS encoding lysylphosphatidylglycerol synthase transmembrane domain-containing protein yields the protein MKYGIVVSKIVRYFPRFIGILLIVYLIRFVNITKVFSLIINFKVKWLIIAIIINFIAILIRAYRWQKILEIQQINIGLIRLFNIYLVSFAFGLISPGRIGDFSKALYLKQEGYSLSKSILSSFIDRVYDMIFLIIFGIICLFMAISLFQNQLIILLVFLLVITIFIYMICKNWMFLKNVIRRFLNEKLGEILKNIIIKIRYESSLFGKKSIIICFFLTVIAWFSYYIQSYFLSKVININIPFIYLVVGISISTVLNLLPISMLGIGTRDAVFITVFSTVAISKEQSLAFSALFLLMFILNILTGVIIWWFKPINIPSLLKNLNYSVAELTK from the coding sequence ATGAAATATGGTATAGTAGTATCAAAAATAGTCAGATATTTTCCCAGATTTATCGGAATATTGTTAATTGTATATTTGATACGGTTTGTCAATATAACGAAAGTATTTTCACTTATTATCAATTTTAAAGTAAAATGGCTAATAATAGCAATAATCATAAATTTTATTGCGATTCTTATAAGGGCATACAGGTGGCAGAAAATATTAGAAATACAACAAATAAATATTGGATTAATAAGGTTATTCAATATATATCTTGTTTCATTTGCCTTCGGGTTGATTTCGCCTGGAAGAATCGGTGATTTCAGCAAAGCGTTATATTTAAAACAAGAAGGTTATTCTCTTTCAAAGTCTATATTAAGCAGTTTCATTGATAGGGTTTATGATATGATTTTTCTTATTATCTTTGGAATTATTTGCTTATTTATGGCTATATCGTTATTTCAAAATCAGTTAATAATTTTACTGGTCTTTTTATTGGTTATAACAATATTTATCTATATGATTTGTAAAAATTGGATGTTCTTGAAAAATGTAATAAGACGTTTTTTAAATGAGAAATTAGGTGAAATATTAAAAAATATTATCATAAAAATAAGATATGAATCATCATTATTTGGTAAAAAAAGCATTATTATATGTTTTTTTTTAACCGTCATAGCGTGGTTTTCATACTATATACAGTCATATTTTCTTTCAAAAGTTATCAATATTAATATTCCTTTTATTTATCTGGTAGTGGGAATATCAATTTCTACCGTTTTGAATTTATTACCTATAAGTATGCTGGGCATAGGAACGCGGGATGCGGTTTTTATTACTGTTTTTTCAACAGTGGCTATTAGTAAAGAACAATCCCTGGCTTTTTCTGCTTTATTTCTTTTAATGTTTATTTTAAATATACTTACAGGTGTTATAATATGGTGGTTTAAGCCTATTAATATACCAAGTCTTTTGAAAAATCTAAATTATAGTGTTGCAGAGCTGACGAAATAA